Proteins encoded in a region of the Streptomyces violaceoruber genome:
- a CDS encoding thioester reductase domain-containing protein has protein sequence MTTDLQKARQRLAELEAGNDEPVAIVGMACRFPGGVASPDDLWRLVMDEADGITDWPTDRGWDIDAIYDPERGKPGKSYTRKGGFLDGAAQFDPGFFGISPREALAMDPQQRVLLETAWETFEQAGIDPATLRGSQVGVFAGVVEQSYLGLEGPEELEGYLMTSKLSSVASGRIAYTFGFEGPAVSVDTACSSSLVALHLAVQSVRKGESTMALAGGSTVSGNPSGFVDFSRQNGLAEDGRIKSFAAAADGTAWSEGVGLLLVEKLSDARRNGHRVLAVVRGSAVNQDGASNGLTAPNGPSQERVIHQALAGARLNASDVDVVEAHGTGTRLGDPIEAQALLASYGRQRPADRPLYLGSLKSNIGHTVAAAGAGGVIKMIMAMRHGILPKTLNVDEPTPMVDWEAGAVELLTEARPWPETGAPRRAGVSAFGVSGTNAHVILEEPPAEEPEEAADTAVTALPVLPWALSARTAPALRDQARRLLSHVEERPAEDPLDVAYSLAAERSALEHRAVVVGSDREELLTGLRALAEGRTTPTGVVQDTRQTGKTAFLFTGQGAQRTGMGMDLYRTFPAYAHAFDTITAQLDPHLDQPLHHTITTGHHLHHTGNTQPALFATEVALYRLLETWGITPDYLAGHSIGELTAAHISGILTLQDACTLVTARARLMQNLPTHGTMIALQATEQEILPHLTGHEHHLTIAAINSPTSLVISGNQTAAQHIATQLQAQGRKTKTLTVSHAFHSPHMDGMLHDFHHTATQLTYHEPTIPIVSTLTGNLATHNDLRTPTYWTDQLRNTVRYTQAIHTLHTAGVTTYTEIGPDATLTPLTQQTLDTTTAIPLLRHNQPETHTLLTAISRLHNRGIPINWKNLFTTTPAKHTPLPTYAFQHERFWVETSGVAADASDLGLESAGHPMLGAAVTVAGADQVLFTSRLSLRTHPWLADHIVLDQTLVPATALVEMAIRAGDELGSTVLNDLSVLGPLVLPGKGGVHVQVSVGSPDASGLRELSIYSRPDNADVPWTLNARGRLSFRGPDAPFSLAQWPPAGAEEVPLDEAYDKLAVQGYVYGPVYRGLEHVWRLGDEVYADVRLPEGSRTGIGGFGLHPALLETALAASCLAGYGSSPEGAVWISTDWKDVRLHATGADRLRVRLAPDADGALNVQLADRAGRPVASVSSVACRAIAVGEVSNALARNRDSLFHVDWAPFPVAPSAGTERWVSLGADEPGARRYPDVASLARAVAAGESVDVALVGTETGDTGDRVADVHDVTREALALVQDWLAEERLAGTRLVVRTRGGVTTAGDEDVTDLGAAAVWGLLRSAQSENPGRIVLVDVDDEEASARILPAVVASGEPQSAVRDGQVFVPRLGRVPEAPAGAATGAWDRRGTVLITGGTGSLGGLFARHLVVEHGVRNLLLTSRRGRDAEGAAELEAELTALGARVEIAACDAADRAALAAVLADIPAEYPLTGVLHTAGVLDDGLIGSQTPQRLSAVLRPKVDATWNLHELTRDMDLSAFVLFSSIAAVVGGPGQSTYSAANHFLDALAQHRRSRGLAATSLAWGLWSQTSGMTGHLDEADLKRIARSGFRPVESEQGPALLDIALTVGRAGLVATPMDLTALREQVQVPVLLSKLARTPVRRTAQNAEVSSESLAERLAGLGDAEQREAVLGIVLGQAAVVLGHSDATGIDRQRSFTALGFDSLTSVELRNQLGTSTGLRLPPTLVFDHPTPVALAEYLHGEVRAELSADGSASRPGVDFAAEVRLADDVRPADEVITTAADPKEILLTGASGFLGAFLLRDLMRTTTARVHCLVRGADETAAMERLKANAEWYRVWDDIDPERVSVVLGDLAEPRLGLDEESFDALARTVDVVYHNGARVHWLLPYETLKASNVTGTEEVLRLAARHRTVPVHYVSTVGVFDGVREPGVPLRVTDPTGPAESLPSGYLRSKWVAEQVIEVARDRGLPVSVYRVDVISGDRVNGACQTRDFVWLTLKGLIQARSVPKGTEGRFHLLPVDYVSAAITGISRQPGTVGRTFHLFNQSSLALSQCVELLRSLGYELDEVDWDTWTQVVTSGDNALLPLLDAFEMMTSDTDGFYPPIDTAETVAALEGTGIGIPVLTRELFEKYVAFFVEEGHFPAAG, from the coding sequence GTGACGACCGACCTGCAGAAGGCACGGCAGCGGCTCGCGGAGCTGGAGGCCGGTAACGACGAGCCGGTCGCGATCGTCGGTATGGCCTGCCGCTTCCCGGGCGGTGTGGCCTCCCCCGACGACCTGTGGCGACTGGTCATGGACGAGGCCGACGGAATCACCGACTGGCCCACCGACCGCGGCTGGGACATCGACGCGATCTACGATCCGGAACGCGGCAAGCCCGGGAAGTCGTACACGAGGAAGGGCGGGTTCCTCGACGGCGCCGCGCAGTTCGATCCCGGGTTCTTCGGGATCTCGCCGCGTGAGGCCCTCGCCATGGACCCGCAGCAGCGGGTGCTGCTGGAGACCGCCTGGGAGACCTTCGAGCAGGCCGGGATCGATCCGGCCACGCTGCGGGGCAGCCAGGTCGGTGTCTTCGCCGGTGTGGTGGAGCAGAGCTACCTCGGCCTGGAGGGCCCGGAGGAGCTCGAGGGCTATCTGATGACCAGCAAGCTGAGCAGTGTCGCGTCCGGCCGGATCGCGTACACCTTCGGTTTCGAGGGTCCGGCCGTGTCCGTGGACACGGCGTGCTCCTCGTCCCTGGTCGCGCTGCATCTGGCGGTGCAGTCGGTGCGCAAGGGCGAGTCGACGATGGCGCTGGCGGGCGGTTCCACCGTGTCCGGCAACCCGAGCGGCTTCGTCGACTTCTCCCGGCAGAACGGGCTCGCCGAGGACGGCAGGATCAAGTCCTTCGCCGCTGCCGCCGACGGCACCGCGTGGTCCGAGGGTGTCGGCCTGCTGCTGGTCGAGAAGCTGTCCGACGCCCGCCGCAACGGCCACCGGGTGCTGGCGGTCGTCCGCGGCTCGGCGGTCAACCAGGACGGCGCCTCCAACGGCCTCACCGCACCCAACGGCCCCTCCCAGGAACGGGTGATCCACCAGGCGCTGGCAGGCGCCCGGCTCAACGCCTCCGACGTGGACGTGGTGGAGGCGCACGGCACCGGCACCCGGCTCGGCGACCCGATCGAGGCCCAGGCGCTGCTGGCGTCGTACGGCCGGCAGCGTCCGGCGGACCGGCCGCTGTACCTGGGGTCGCTGAAGTCCAACATCGGGCACACCGTGGCGGCGGCCGGGGCCGGCGGCGTGATCAAGATGATCATGGCGATGCGCCACGGGATCCTGCCGAAAACACTGAACGTGGACGAGCCGACCCCGATGGTCGACTGGGAGGCGGGTGCGGTCGAGTTGCTGACCGAGGCCCGGCCCTGGCCGGAGACCGGTGCGCCGCGCCGGGCCGGTGTGTCGGCCTTCGGGGTCAGCGGTACCAACGCCCATGTGATCCTCGAGGAGCCCCCGGCCGAGGAGCCCGAGGAGGCGGCCGACACGGCCGTCACGGCGCTCCCGGTACTGCCGTGGGCGCTGTCGGCCAGGACCGCGCCGGCCCTCCGTGACCAGGCGCGGCGGCTGCTGTCGCACGTCGAGGAACGGCCCGCGGAGGATCCGCTGGACGTGGCGTACTCGCTTGCCGCCGAGCGCTCCGCGCTGGAGCACCGTGCGGTGGTGGTGGGGTCGGACCGGGAGGAACTGCTCACCGGACTACGAGCCCTCGCCGAGGGCCGGACCACCCCCACCGGCGTCGTCCAGGACACCAGGCAAACCGGGAAGACCGCGTTCCTCTTCACCGGCCAGGGCGCCCAACGCACCGGCATGGGCATGGACCTCTACCGCACCTTCCCCGCCTACGCCCACGCCTTCGACACCATCACCGCCCAACTCGACCCCCACCTCGACCAACCCCTCCACCACACCATCACCACCGGCCACCACCTCCACCACACCGGCAACACCCAACCCGCCCTCTTCGCCACCGAAGTCGCCCTCTACCGACTCCTCGAAACCTGGGGCATCACCCCCGACTACCTCGCCGGACACTCCATCGGCGAACTCACCGCCGCCCACATCTCCGGCATCCTCACCCTCCAAGACGCCTGCACCCTCGTCACCGCACGCGCCCGCCTCATGCAAAACCTCCCCACCCACGGCACCATGATCGCCCTCCAAGCCACCGAACAAGAAATACTCCCCCACCTCACCGGACACGAACACCACCTCACCATCGCCGCCATCAACAGCCCCACCAGCCTCGTCATCTCCGGCAACCAAACCGCCGCCCAACACATAGCCACCCAACTCCAGGCCCAAGGACGCAAAACCAAAACCCTCACCGTCTCCCACGCCTTCCACTCCCCCCACATGGACGGCATGCTCCACGACTTCCACCACACCGCCACCCAACTCACCTACCACGAACCCACCATCCCCATCGTCTCCACCCTCACCGGAAACCTCGCCACCCACAACGACCTCCGCACCCCCACCTACTGGACCGACCAACTCCGCAACACCGTCCGCTACACCCAAGCCATCCACACCCTCCACACCGCCGGCGTCACCACCTACACCGAAATCGGCCCCGACGCCACCCTCACCCCCCTCACCCAGCAAACCCTCGACACCACCACCGCCATCCCCCTCCTACGCCACAACCAACCCGAAACACACACCCTCCTCACCGCCATCAGCCGCCTCCACAACCGCGGCATCCCCATCAACTGGAAAAACCTCTTCACCACCACCCCCGCCAAACACACCCCCCTACCCACCTACGCCTTCCAACACGAACGCTTCTGGGTCGAGACGTCCGGGGTCGCCGCCGACGCCTCCGATCTCGGTCTCGAGTCCGCCGGGCACCCGATGCTGGGCGCGGCGGTCACCGTCGCGGGCGCCGATCAGGTGCTGTTCACCAGCCGGCTGTCGCTGCGGACGCACCCCTGGCTGGCCGACCACATCGTGCTCGACCAGACGCTGGTGCCGGCCACCGCGCTGGTGGAGATGGCGATCCGCGCCGGTGACGAGCTGGGCAGCACGGTCCTGAACGATCTGTCCGTGCTCGGGCCGCTCGTGCTCCCGGGCAAGGGCGGGGTGCACGTCCAGGTGAGCGTGGGCTCGCCGGACGCGTCGGGTCTGCGGGAGCTGTCGATCTACTCGCGCCCCGACAACGCGGACGTGCCGTGGACGCTCAACGCCCGGGGGCGGCTGAGCTTCCGCGGCCCTGACGCCCCGTTCTCGCTCGCCCAGTGGCCACCGGCGGGCGCGGAGGAGGTGCCGCTCGACGAGGCGTACGACAAGCTCGCCGTCCAGGGCTACGTCTACGGTCCCGTCTACCGGGGGCTGGAGCACGTCTGGCGGCTGGGTGACGAGGTGTACGCCGACGTCAGGCTGCCGGAGGGCTCCCGCACCGGCATCGGCGGTTTCGGCTTGCATCCGGCCCTGCTGGAGACGGCGCTGGCCGCATCCTGCCTCGCCGGGTACGGCAGCAGCCCGGAGGGCGCGGTCTGGATCTCCACGGACTGGAAGGACGTACGCCTGCATGCGACGGGCGCCGACCGGCTGCGGGTCCGGCTGGCTCCCGACGCGGACGGCGCGCTGAACGTCCAGCTGGCCGACCGGGCCGGGCGCCCCGTGGCCTCCGTCTCCTCGGTCGCCTGCCGTGCGATCGCGGTCGGTGAGGTGTCCAACGCGCTGGCCCGCAACCGGGACTCGCTGTTCCACGTGGACTGGGCGCCGTTCCCGGTGGCCCCCTCGGCCGGCACGGAGCGGTGGGTCTCGCTCGGCGCCGACGAGCCCGGGGCGCGGCGTTACCCGGATGTGGCGTCGCTCGCCCGGGCGGTGGCCGCGGGCGAGTCCGTGGATGTCGCCCTGGTCGGTACCGAGACCGGTGACACGGGTGACCGCGTCGCCGACGTACACGACGTGACCCGCGAGGCGCTCGCCCTGGTGCAGGACTGGCTGGCGGAGGAGCGGCTCGCCGGCACCCGGCTGGTCGTGCGCACCCGTGGCGGAGTCACCACGGCGGGCGACGAGGACGTGACCGATCTCGGAGCGGCGGCGGTCTGGGGTCTGCTGCGCTCGGCGCAGTCGGAGAACCCGGGGCGGATCGTCCTGGTGGACGTCGACGACGAGGAGGCTTCGGCTCGGATCCTGCCCGCGGTGGTGGCGTCCGGTGAGCCCCAGTCGGCGGTGCGGGACGGGCAGGTGTTCGTGCCGCGGCTCGGGCGGGTTCCCGAGGCGCCGGCGGGCGCCGCCACCGGTGCCTGGGATCGGCGGGGCACCGTGCTGATCACGGGCGGCACCGGCAGCCTGGGCGGCCTGTTCGCCCGCCACCTGGTGGTGGAGCACGGCGTCCGGAACCTGCTGCTGACCAGTCGGCGGGGCCGGGACGCCGAGGGCGCGGCAGAGCTGGAGGCCGAGCTCACGGCGCTCGGCGCCCGCGTCGAGATCGCCGCCTGCGACGCGGCCGACCGGGCCGCGCTGGCGGCGGTGCTCGCGGACATCCCGGCGGAGTATCCGCTCACCGGCGTCCTGCACACCGCCGGTGTCCTGGACGACGGGCTGATCGGCTCGCAGACCCCGCAGCGTCTGTCGGCGGTGCTGCGTCCCAAGGTCGACGCGACGTGGAACCTGCACGAGTTGACGCGGGACATGGACCTGTCGGCGTTCGTGCTCTTCTCGTCGATCGCCGCGGTCGTCGGCGGGCCCGGCCAGTCCACGTACTCGGCCGCGAACCACTTCCTCGACGCGCTGGCGCAGCACCGCCGCTCGCGCGGGCTGGCGGCCACGTCGCTGGCCTGGGGACTGTGGTCGCAGACCAGCGGGATGACCGGTCATCTCGACGAGGCGGACCTCAAACGCATCGCACGCAGTGGTTTCCGCCCGGTCGAGTCGGAGCAGGGTCCCGCGCTGCTGGACATCGCGCTGACCGTCGGACGGGCGGGCCTGGTCGCCACACCCATGGACCTGACCGCGCTGCGCGAGCAGGTGCAGGTGCCGGTGCTGCTCAGCAAGCTGGCCCGCACCCCGGTCCGCCGTACCGCGCAGAACGCCGAGGTGAGCAGCGAGTCGCTGGCCGAGCGGCTGGCGGGGCTGGGCGACGCGGAGCAGCGCGAGGCCGTCCTCGGCATCGTGCTGGGGCAGGCCGCCGTGGTCCTCGGGCACTCCGACGCCACCGGCATCGACCGGCAGCGGTCGTTCACCGCGCTCGGTTTCGACTCGCTGACCTCGGTGGAACTGCGCAACCAGCTGGGCACGAGCACGGGACTCAGGCTGCCGCCCACGCTCGTCTTCGACCATCCGACGCCCGTCGCGCTCGCCGAGTACCTGCACGGCGAGGTGCGGGCGGAACTGTCGGCGGACGGTTCCGCGAGCCGGCCGGGCGTGGACTTCGCCGCCGAGGTCCGGCTCGCCGACGACGTCCGGCCGGCCGACGAGGTGATCACCACGGCCGCGGACCCGAAGGAGATCCTGTTGACCGGTGCGAGCGGGTTCCTCGGCGCGTTCCTGCTGCGCGACCTGATGCGGACCACCACCGCCCGGGTGCACTGCCTGGTCCGCGGGGCGGACGAGACGGCGGCCATGGAGCGGCTGAAGGCGAACGCCGAGTGGTACCGGGTGTGGGACGACATCGACCCGGAGCGGGTCTCGGTCGTCCTCGGCGATCTCGCCGAGCCGCGGCTGGGCCTGGACGAGGAGAGCTTCGACGCGCTCGCCCGTACCGTCGACGTGGTCTACCACAACGGCGCGCGGGTGCACTGGCTGCTGCCGTACGAGACCCTCAAGGCCTCCAACGTCACGGGTACGGAGGAGGTGCTGCGGCTGGCCGCCCGGCACCGCACGGTTCCGGTGCACTACGTTTCCACCGTCGGCGTGTTCGACGGGGTGCGGGAGCCCGGCGTGCCGCTGAGGGTCACCGATCCGACCGGGCCCGCCGAGTCCCTGCCGAGCGGATATCTGCGCTCCAAGTGGGTGGCGGAGCAGGTCATCGAGGTGGCCCGGGACCGGGGTCTGCCCGTGTCGGTCTACCGGGTGGACGTCATCTCCGGCGACCGGGTGAACGGTGCCTGCCAGACCCGTGACTTCGTCTGGCTGACGCTGAAGGGGCTCATCCAGGCCCGCAGTGTGCCCAAGGGCACCGAGGGCCGCTTCCACCTGCTGCCGGTGGACTACGTGAGCGCCGCGATCACCGGTATCTCCCGGCAGCCCGGTACGGTCGGCCGTACCTTCCACCTCTTCAACCAGAGCTCGCTGGCGCTCAGCCAGTGCGTGGAGCTCCTGCGCTCGCTCGGATACGAGCTGGACGAGGTCGACTGGGACACCTGGACTCAGGTGGTGACGTCCGGTGACAACGCGCTGCTGCCGCTGCTCGACGCCTTCGAGATGATGACGTCGGACACCGACGGCTTCTACCCGCCGATCGACACCGCTGAGACGGTGGCGGCGCTGGAGGGAACCGGTATCGGGATTCCGGTGCTGACGCGGGAGCTGTTCGAGAAGTATGTGGCCTTCTTCGTCGAGGAGGGACACTTCCCGGCGGCCGGGTGA
- a CDS encoding acetyl/propionyl/methylcrotonyl-CoA carboxylase subunit alpha → MRKVLIANRGEIAVRVARACRDAGIASVAVYADPDRDALHVRAADEAFALGGDTPATSYLDIAKVLKAARESGADAIHPGYGFLSENAEFAQAVLDAGLIWIGPTPHAIRDLGDKVAARHIAQRAGAPLVAGTPDPVSGADEVVAFAKEHGLPIAIKAAFGGGGRGLKVARTLEEVPELYDSAVREAVAAFGRGECFVERYLDKPRHVETQCLADTHGNVVVVSTRDCSLQRRHQKLVEEAPAPFLSDAQTEQLYSSSKAILKEAGYVGAGTVEFLVGMDGTISFLEVNTRLQVEHPVTEEVAGIDLVREMFRIADGEELGYDDPALRGHSFEFRINGEDPGRGFLPAPGTVTLFDAPTGPGVRLDAGVESGSVIGPAWDSLLAKLIVTGRTRAEALQRAARALDEFTVEGMATAIPFHRTVVRDPAFAPELTGSTDPFTVHTRWIETEFVNEIKPFTTPADTETDEESGRETVVVEVGGKRLEVSLPSSLGMSLARTGLAAGARPKRRAAKKSGPAASGDTLASPMQGTIVKIAVEEGQEVQEGDLIVVLEAMKMEQPLNAHRSGTIKGLTAEVGASLTSGAAICEIKD, encoded by the coding sequence GTGCGCAAGGTGCTCATCGCCAATCGTGGCGAAATCGCTGTCCGCGTGGCCCGGGCCTGCCGGGACGCCGGGATCGCGAGCGTGGCCGTCTACGCGGATCCGGACCGGGACGCGTTGCACGTCCGTGCCGCTGATGAGGCGTTCGCCCTGGGTGGTGACACCCCCGCGACCAGCTATCTGGACATCGCCAAGGTCCTCAAAGCCGCGCGCGAGTCGGGCGCGGACGCCATCCACCCCGGCTACGGATTCCTCTCGGAGAACGCCGAGTTCGCGCAGGCGGTCCTGGACGCCGGGCTGATCTGGATCGGCCCGACCCCGCACGCCATCCGCGACCTGGGCGACAAGGTCGCCGCCCGCCACATCGCCCAGCGGGCCGGCGCCCCCCTGGTCGCCGGCACCCCCGACCCCGTCTCCGGCGCGGACGAGGTCGTCGCCTTCGCCAAGGAGCACGGCCTGCCCATCGCCATCAAGGCCGCCTTCGGCGGCGGCGGGCGCGGCCTCAAGGTCGCCCGCACCCTCGAAGAGGTGCCGGAGCTGTACGACTCCGCCGTCCGCGAGGCCGTGGCCGCCTTCGGCCGCGGGGAGTGCTTCGTCGAGCGCTACCTCGACAAGCCCCGCCACGTGGAGACCCAGTGCCTGGCCGACACCCACGGCAACGTGGTCGTCGTCTCCACCCGCGACTGCTCCCTCCAGCGCCGCCACCAAAAGCTCGTCGAGGAGGCCCCCGCGCCCTTCCTCTCCGACGCCCAGACGGAGCAGCTGTACTCGTCCTCCAAGGCCATCCTGAAGGAAGCCGGCTACGTCGGCGCCGGCACCGTGGAGTTCCTCGTCGGCATGGACGGCACGATCTCCTTCCTGGAGGTCAACACCCGCCTCCAGGTCGAGCACCCGGTCACCGAGGAAGTCGCCGGCATCGACCTGGTCCGCGAGATGTTCCGCATCGCCGACGGCGAGGAACTCGGCTACGACGACCCCGCCCTGCGCGGCCACTCCTTCGAGTTCCGCATCAACGGCGAGGACCCCGGCCGCGGCTTCCTGCCCGCCCCCGGCACCGTCACCCTCTTCGACGCGCCCACCGGCCCCGGCGTCCGCCTGGACGCCGGCGTCGAGTCCGGCTCCGTCATCGGCCCCGCCTGGGACTCCCTCCTCGCCAAACTGATCGTCACCGGCCGCACCCGCGCCGAGGCACTCCAGCGCGCGGCCCGCGCCCTGGACGAGTTCACCGTCGAGGGCATGGCCACCGCCATCCCCTTCCACCGCACGGTCGTCCGCGACCCGGCCTTCGCCCCCGAACTCACCGGCTCCACGGACCCCTTCACCGTCCACACCCGGTGGATCGAGACGGAGTTCGTCAACGAGATCAAGCCCTTCACCACGCCCGCCGACACCGAGACGGACGAGGAGTCGGGCCGGGAGACGGTCGTCGTCGAGGTCGGCGGCAAGCGCCTGGAAGTCTCCCTCCCCTCCAGCCTGGGCATGTCCCTGGCCCGCACCGGCCTGGCCGCCGGGGCCCGCCCCAAGCGCCGCGCGGCCAAGAAGTCCGGCCCCGCCGCCTCGGGCGACACCCTCGCCTCCCCGATGCAGGGCACGATCGTCAAGATCGCCGTCGAGGAGGGCCAGGAAGTCCAGGAAGGCGACCTCATCGTCGTACTCGAGGCGATGAAGATGGAACAGCCCCTCAACGCCCACAGGTCCGGCACCATCAAGGGCCTCACCGCCGAGGTCGGCGCCTCCCTCACCTCCGGCGCCGCCATCTGCGAGATCAAGGACTGA
- a CDS encoding FAD-binding oxidoreductase: MTEVSRRKLMKGAAVSGGALALPALGAPPATAAPAAGPEDLPGPAAAAAGRRPAPVHVTRSDPRYQGLISGSNQRWVGNPDYIRVVSSAGQVVRAVQEAVDKGLKIAVRSGGHCDEDFVGNRDVRVVIDMAGMDSVTYDRERRAFAVGPGARLGTVYRTLYTRWGVVLPGGTCPTVGAGGHITGGGYGALSRSRGLTVDHLYAVEVVHVDARGRARKVVATREEDDPNRELWWAHTGAGGGNFGVITRYWLRSPDAVGDDPSTLLPAAPSEVLLSDVSWSWDDLDEASFTRLLRNFTEWHARNSAPDSPGRFLFSQLKTMHKAAGYFRMSTQVDAAAPDADRLLDDYLAAISEGTGVTYHVGDRYRAPWLYAVTEWSGFVEASVPRWKSKSAYVREVMPEEQLRAVYRQLTRDDYPGPYGMIAIVGFGGKINEVAPGDTATAQRDSIAKMLYCSLWSDPADDALHQRWIREAYEDVYASTGGVPRPGGVNDGCYINYADADLADPALNRSGIPWHELYFKGNYPRLQRVKATWDPRNVFSHRLGIRKP; the protein is encoded by the coding sequence ATGACCGAGGTGTCCCGCCGGAAACTCATGAAAGGCGCCGCGGTGTCCGGCGGCGCGCTGGCGCTGCCCGCGCTCGGCGCACCGCCGGCGACGGCCGCGCCCGCCGCAGGCCCCGAGGACCTCCCCGGCCCCGCAGCGGCCGCGGCAGGGCGCCGGCCGGCCCCGGTCCATGTCACGCGCTCCGACCCGCGCTATCAGGGGCTGATATCGGGCTCCAACCAGCGATGGGTCGGCAACCCCGACTACATCCGCGTCGTCAGCTCCGCCGGCCAGGTGGTCCGGGCCGTCCAGGAGGCCGTCGACAAGGGCCTGAAGATCGCGGTCCGCAGCGGCGGTCACTGCGACGAGGACTTCGTCGGCAACCGCGACGTCCGGGTCGTCATCGACATGGCCGGTATGGACTCGGTCACCTACGACCGCGAACGGCGGGCCTTCGCGGTCGGACCGGGCGCTCGGCTGGGCACGGTGTACCGGACCCTGTACACGCGCTGGGGTGTCGTGCTGCCCGGCGGCACCTGTCCGACCGTCGGTGCCGGAGGCCACATCACGGGCGGTGGTTACGGGGCGCTGTCCAGGTCGCGCGGACTGACCGTCGACCATCTGTACGCCGTCGAGGTCGTCCACGTCGACGCGAGGGGCCGGGCGCGCAAGGTGGTCGCCACCCGCGAGGAGGACGACCCCAACCGCGAGCTGTGGTGGGCCCACACCGGCGCCGGGGGCGGCAACTTCGGCGTCATCACCCGCTACTGGCTGCGTTCCCCGGACGCCGTCGGCGACGACCCCTCGACGCTGCTGCCGGCGGCGCCGTCCGAGGTGCTGCTGTCGGACGTCAGCTGGTCCTGGGACGACCTGGACGAGGCGAGCTTCACCCGTCTGCTGCGCAACTTCACCGAGTGGCACGCGCGCAACTCCGCGCCGGACTCGCCCGGCCGCTTCCTGTTCAGCCAGCTCAAGACCATGCACAAGGCGGCCGGTTACTTCCGCATGAGCACGCAGGTCGACGCCGCGGCTCCGGACGCCGACCGGCTGCTCGACGACTACCTGGCCGCCATCAGCGAGGGCACGGGCGTCACCTACCACGTCGGCGACCGTTACCGGGCCCCATGGCTGTACGCGGTCACCGAGTGGTCCGGCTTCGTCGAGGCCTCCGTCCCGCGCTGGAAGTCCAAGTCGGCGTACGTCCGCGAGGTCATGCCCGAGGAGCAGCTGCGGGCGGTGTACCGGCAGCTGACGCGGGACGACTACCCCGGACCGTACGGAATGATCGCCATCGTCGGCTTCGGCGGGAAGATCAACGAGGTGGCTCCGGGCGACACCGCCACCGCACAACGCGACTCGATCGCGAAGATGCTCTACTGCAGCCTGTGGTCCGACCCGGCCGACGACGCGCTGCACCAGCGGTGGATCCGCGAGGCGTACGAGGACGTCTACGCCTCCACCGGCGGCGTGCCCCGTCCGGGCGGCGTCAACGACGGCTGCTACATCAACTACGCCGATGCCGACCTCGCCGACCCGGCCCTCAACCGGTCGGGCATCCCCTGGCACGAGCTGTACTTCAAGGGCAACTACCCCCGGTTGCAGCGGGTCAAGGCGACGTGGGACCCGAGGAACGTCTTCAGCCACCGTCTCGGCATCCGCAAGCCGTAG